The following are encoded in a window of Panicum virgatum strain AP13 chromosome 5N, P.virgatum_v5, whole genome shotgun sequence genomic DNA:
- the LOC120672873 gene encoding altered inheritance of mitochondria protein 3-like has protein sequence MSGSGAPSGRGSGGGGGSRSFDFGGDDVLCSYDDFAATSEPKRPDPADKDFHDSRLGRPFLKAYEQESYGKEDVLSAVEKCMKKYADNLLRSLEGITSRLSQLEIYCYKLERSIGELRSDVLRDETDHRLKSLEKHLHEVHRSVQILRDKQELAEAQKELAKFQLTQDTSKRKEDVPTSIPDPKKLEEKPDTSGQQLALVLPHQVNPPSLVPRATESVQQYKDQPVQQAAPAPPVSQQDRYVLSQAIVYYPQRQDTQGQQLQPELQYLPARPPARDVPVHASSQSPQAGNQTQPQSYPPYQQQWHQQSSQPTPAPVAQPQQTLSQPFPPSAQQPQLSNVQQFPPQPVQQPQSSSQQYPPPPVQPHQSNPQLPPQAMQPQHHPVQTQMRPQTPPNYPHYPPQQPVNPTPEALPGNVAMQGQYNTAAPSGVNHSEAPYSYGGPGFPPSQPPPQHSMQRHQLPPSSQGSYGPPPSKGSYAGGPAQYAPQGNTQGYGGGYGYPPSGPPAVQPPQIPPGGGMSHPGSHMMRGHPYGEMIEKAIAMGYPRDQVLNVTQRIAESGQTMDFNTLLDRLNEAGSGAPPRAW, from the exons ATGTCCGGCTCCGGCGCCCCCTCGGgccgcggctccggcggcggaggcggctccCGCAGCTTCGACTTCGGCGGCGACGACGTGCTCTGCTCCTACGACGACTTCGCTGCCACATCCGAGCCCAAGCGCCCCGATCCGGCCGACAAG GATTTTCATGACAGCAGATTGGGGAGACCGTTTCTGAAAGCTTATGAACAAGAAAGTTATGGAAAGGAGGATGTACTTTCTGCTGTTGAGAAATGCATGAAAAAGTATGCTGATAATTTGCTACGATCTCTTGAGGGAATCACTAGTCGGCTTTCGCAACTGGAGATCTATTGCTATAAGCTTGAGCGATCCATAGGTGAACTTCGAAGTGATGTGCTTCGTGATGAGACTGATCATAGATTGAAGTCTCTTGAGAAGCATCTACATGAA GTGCACAGGTCTGTCCAAATTCTTAGGGACAAACAGGAGTTAGCTGAAGCTCAGAAGGAACTGGCCAAATTCCAACTTACACAAGATACATCTAAAAGGAAGGAAGATGTACCAACATCTATTCCTGACCCAAAGAAACTTGAAGAAAAGCCTGATACATCAGGCCAGCAATTGGCCCTTGTTTTGCCTCATCAGGTGAACCCGCCATCACTTGTACCTAGAGCCACTGAATCAGTCCAACAGTACAAGGATCAACCTGTGCAGCAAGCAGCACCTGCCCCTCCTGTGTCTCAGCAGGACCGCTATGTTCTTAGCCAAGCCATCGTCTACTACCCACAGCGCCAGGACACACAGGGGCAGCAATTGCAACCAGAGTTGCAGTACTTGCCAGCAAGGCCCCCAGCTCGAGATGTTCCGGTCCATGCTTCATCCCAATCGCCTCAGGCTGGAAATCAAACACAGCCGCAGTCTTACCCTCCTTATCAGCAGCAGTGGCACCAGCAATCTTCCCAGCCAACTCCTGCACCAGTGGCTCAGCCACAGCAGACTCTTTCGCAGCCATTTCCTCCATCTGCACAGCAGCCCCAGTTGTCTAATGTGCAGCAGTTTCCTCCACAACCAGTGCAGCAGCCCCAATCTAGTTCTCAACAATACCCTCCGCCACCAGTGCAGCCACATCAATCTAACCCACAGCTTCCTCCACAAGCAATGCAACCACAGCACCACCCTGTGCAAACTCAGATGAGACCTCAAACCCCACCAAATTACCCTCATTATCCACCCCAGCAGCCTGTGAACCCCACCCCTGAAGCTCTGCCTGGCAATGTGGCTATGCAAGGACAATACAACACTGCTGCTCCGTCAGGTGTGAACCATTCTGAAGCACCATATTCATATGGAGGACCTGGCTTTCCGCCGTCTCAGCCACCGCCGCAGCACAGCATGCAAAGGCACCAGCTACCACCTTCAAGTCAGGGCTCCTATGGGccacctccaagcaaagggTCCTATGCGGGTGGTCCTGCACAATATGCACCACAGGGCAATACACAAGGCTACGGTGGAGGTTACGGCTACCCGCCGAGCGGCCCTCCAGCAGTCCAACCACCACAGATCCCCCCAGGTGGTGGCATGAGCCATCCAGGGTCGCATATGATGCGTGGCCATCCCTATGGAGAAATGATTGAGAAGGCAATCGCCATGGGATATCCTAGGGACCAGGTGCTGAACGTGACCCAGAGGATCGCTGAGAGCGGCCAGACGATGGATTTCAACACCCTGCTCGACAGGCTGAACGAAGCTGGGTCCGGAGCACCACCTCGAGCATGGTGA
- the LOC120675660 gene encoding pentatricopeptide repeat-containing protein At3g58590-like — MRPPRPIPPPSASLFNSLIASRARAGRSADALSLLARMLAAGVAPTAFTFAPILSSPSATACCAAQLHPHILKRGLLHGEPYSGTSLVGFFGRSGRFDGALKVFGEMTVRSVVTWNCLISSFVQFGRSCDALFWFKELMRSGDGLSDGSLVAVLPAFESPEQVHGLMRRIGMDSFSAVANALLNSYCTCGAIYVTEKMFNELVFRDVASWNTMITGFARSNVPERAFELFLSMQLWGDSPNEITFASVLYACTSMNGHEHGKFIHAKVIKRNLNTSVFLNTSLVDFYANCIGWRDAHKVVEEIPENSTTCWNALISCHSDSDGPTTLVILRGMLRSGIKPNEVSFSASLKDPSLLDLQQIHSLATRLGHGDNDYVSSGIISSYASHGIVSDALTYGVALNPDSCSVSMNVLAGVYNKARMYQETKELLLHQQARDTTSWSILITACARSGDYLEAFGFFKQMRIMGYHVDNYVFVSLLSICTKNNSLDLGKSIHGLIIKTISGCCDTYVDNMLLDMYAKCGRIEDCLRAFEEMKDRNLISWTTMISGLGLNGFSHKALAWFKAMEKDGCKPDKVAILAVLSACRHGRLVEEGMKIFKIMKANYSVEAEMEHYICVVDMLCKCGHLKEAGVVIRGMPFRPSTVIWRTFLQGCKTYGVTEVQVFC, encoded by the coding sequence ATGCGACCGCCGCGCCCGATCCCGCCGCCCTCGGCTTCCCTCTTCAACTCCCTCATCGcctcccgcgcccgcgccggccgctcgGCGGACGCCCTCTCGCTCCTCGCGCGCATGCTCGCGGCAGGGGTCGCCCCGACCGCCTTCACCTTCGCGCCAATCCTCTCATCGCCTTCCGCCACCGCCTGCTGCGCCGCGCAGCTGCACCCGCACATCCTCAAGAGAGGGCTGCTCCACGGCGAGCCTTACTCGGGGACCTCGCTGGTGGGGTTCTTCGGGCGGAGTGGACGGTTTGATGGAGCGCTCAAGGTGTTCGGTGAAATGACGGTGAGGAGCGTGGTCACCTGGAACTGTCTCATCTCTTCGTTCGTGCAGTTTGGACGCTCCTGCGATGCCCTTTTCTGGTTCAAGGAGCTCATGAGAAGCGGAGATGGCTTATCAGACGGCTCTCTTGTTGCAGTATTGCCTGCGTTTGAGTCACCGGAGCAAGTTCATGGTCTCATGAGGAGAATCGGAATGGATTCCTTCTCAGCAGTTGCAAATGCATTGCTGAATTCATACTGCACTTGCGGTGCTATATATGTGACAGAGAAGATGTTCAATGAGTTGGTGTTCAGAGATGTGGCGTCTTGGAATACAATGATAACCGGTTTTGCTAGGAGCAATGTCCCAGAGAGAGCTTTTGAGCTTTTCTTAAGTATGCAACTTTGGGGTGATTCGCCTAATGAAATAACATTTGCCAGCGTTCTTTATGCCTGCACCAGTATGAATGGACATGAGCATGGGAAGTTTATTCACGCAAAAGTTATCAAGCGTAATCTCAATACAAGTGTGTTTCTCAACACCTCATTGGTTGATTTCTATGCAAACTGTATTGGTTGGAGGGATGCACATAAAGTAGTTGAAGAGATTCCTGAGAATAGCACCACGTGTTGGAATGCTCTGATTTCTTGTCACTCTGATAGCGACGGTCCTACTACTTTGGTTATTCTGAGAGGCATGTTACGATCAGGGATTAAACCGAATGAAGTTAGTTTTTCTGCATCTCTCAAGGATCCTTCTCTTTTGGATCTCCAGCAGATTCACTCATTAGCGACAAGATTGGGTCATGGTGATAATGACTATGTTTCAAGTGGTATCATATCATCGTATGCTTCACATGGCATTGTTTCTGATGCCTTGACTTATGGAGTTGCACTGAATCCTGATTCTTGTAGTGTCTCCATGAATGTTTTAGCTGGAGTGTATAATAAAGCTCGCATGTATCAAGAAACTAAGGAGCTACTATTACATCAGCAAGCTAGAGATACTACTTCATGGAGCATACTTATTACTGCCTGCGCACGCAGTGGTGATTATCTTGAAGCTTTTGGATTTTTCAAGCAGATGAGAATTATGGGGTATCATGTCGATAACTATGTATTTGTGAGCTTGCTGAGCATTTGTACAAAAAACAACAGTCTTGATCTTGGCAAGTCGATTCATGGACTTATCATCAAGACCATTTCCGGTTGCTGTGACACTTATGTTGATAATATGTTGCTAGATATGTATGCTAAATGTGGTAGAATTGAAGACTGTCTCAGAGCTTTTGAGGAAATGAAAGATAGGAACCTTATCTCATGGACAACCATGATTTCCGGCCTTGGGCTTAATGGGTTCTCTCATAAGGCCTTGGCATGGTTTAAAGCCATGGAAAAGGATGGCTGCAAACCTGACAAAGTAGCAATTCTAGCAGTTCTGTCAGCTTGTAGACATGGTAGACTTGTGGAGGAGGGGATGAAGATATTCAAAATTATGAAAGCTAATTATTCAGTTGAAGCTGAGATGGAGCATTACATTTGTGTGGTGGACATGCTGTGTAAGTGTGGTCATTTGAAGGAAGCTGGGGTTGTGATTAGAGGCATGCCATTCCGACCAAGTACTGTCATATGGCGCACATTCCTCCAAGGATGCAAGACATATGGTGTAACTGAAGTACAAGTGTTTTGCTAG